ATCATCTATTTGTGGACGAGACATCCAAAGCACTCTTAAGGATGGAAGACTTGGGATCAGTCCCCTCGGAACATCACATTTATCATCTAAAAGCAGAAACACCCAACTTTGTCAGTGTCTTCAGCTCCACAGGCAGCTTGATTATACTTGTCCACCGCAAATCAAGGTACGTCAAATTTACTAGTGCTCCAATATCATTAGGTAAATCTTCCAAGTCACTATTGGATGACAAATCCAGCACTCTCAACAATGgcatggaagaaaagaaatccTTTCGGAAATGTATTCATGCTGGTTCCTCGTATTATCAGAGTAGATAGACTGGAAAAAGCCGGGAGTGTTTACAGCGAAGTTTTCCATCTTTTGATACCCAAGCTGGAGATAAATTGTTTCTGCATTAGTCCACTTCATAAATTCCTTCGGCTCAAAGGACCTCTGCTTTTCCAAACATActatcttattcttcttctgccCATGCTCAGATACCAACCATAAAGCCATATCTCGAACTACATCATGCATTTTAAAATCTTCGCCAATACCCTCGTCAACTACCTCCAACAAACAAACACGTATGAGGTATCTGATTATATCGATTCCCCAATCACGTGCTTCATGTGAACATTCACATTCGCTGAGAAAGCCctcccccatccatagatcaATCAACTCATCCACATCAAATACATAATCCTCTGGGAATATTGAACAATACAAGAAGCACTTCTTCTGCGTTTCATTTGGCAAAGCATCATAGCTAAATTCTAGCACGGAGAGCACCCTTTCTGTCATTCTTGTAAAGTCTGATGGGCGATTCTCCAAATATTTAATAGCTCGTCCCCACTCATCGGGATGCTTCTTACCGGCCATAGCTGCCCCTACAGTAATAAGAGCAAGCGGCAAGTACGAGCACTCTTTAACTAGAGATTCGGCAagccttgggatttcaacatgGGCGGTCCAAGTTTCTTCACCCACCTTCTCTCGGAATAGTTCGAGGGCTTTATCTCGTGGCAAACAACCAATCTTCTTTGTCCTCTCAGCTTGCATTAGACCACATACTTCCCCTGATCGGGTTGTGAAGATGATCTTTGACTGCCGTTGATGACCGCGATAAGGGATGCCAATATTCAAGAGATTTATTTCGTCCCATACGTCATCCAAAAAGAGCAGAAAACTCTTTCTCTTCATGATGTTCAATATCTTGGGAGCTC
This Punica granatum isolate Tunisia-2019 unplaced genomic scaffold, ASM765513v2 Contig00012, whole genome shotgun sequence DNA region includes the following protein-coding sequences:
- the LOC116189754 gene encoding LOW QUALITY PROTEIN: disease resistance protein SUMM2-like (The sequence of the model RefSeq protein was modified relative to this genomic sequence to represent the inferred CDS: deleted 2 bases in 1 codon), which codes for MKRKSFLLFLDDVWDEINLLNIGIPYRGHQRQSKIIFTTRSGEVCGLMQAERTKKIGCLPRDKALELFREKVGEETWTAHVEIPRLAESLVKECSYLPLALITVGAAMAGKKHPDEWGRAIKYLENRPSDFTRMTERVLSVLEFSYDALPNETQKKCFLYCSIFPEDYVFDVDELIDLWMGEGFLSECECSHEARDWGIDIIRYLIRVCLLEVVDEGIGEDFKMHDVVRDMALWLVSEHGQKKNKIVCLEKQRSFEPKEFMKWTNAETIYLQLGYQKMENFAVNTPGFFQSIYSDNTRNQHEYISKDFFSSMPLLRVLDLSSNSDLEDLPNDIGALVNLTYLDLRWTSIIKLPVELKTLTKLGVSAFR